The Triticum aestivum cultivar Chinese Spring chromosome 7B, IWGSC CS RefSeq v2.1, whole genome shotgun sequence genome window below encodes:
- the LOC123160988 gene encoding L-type lectin-domain containing receptor kinase IX.1-like, which yields MGSRRRPSPTTALVLVLLWLYYTPRRTFSLSFNLNFSDPSAFSSIVTAGDASISAPTLELTRNARQFPDIRNSVGRATFAHKVRLWSSATREMASFTTNFSFQITPAPAAYNIPFPYGDGMAFFLGHFPTAIPQNSSGRNLGLLTDFTTGTGDGRIVAVEFDTYSNPIYNDINGNHVGIDVNSLYSMASTDTTTSPGKNLSSSIVMEATVTYHNDTKMLAVDLLIGDALYRVNATVDLSRILPEEVAVGFSAATGLSAAGLQQVLSWSFSSTLPDFPTSNSYKKLVKILLSVLVPVLFFLVCAVVAWRRHKKIRANKHGQEQCVGRAGLERGVAAGGPGRYTYRELVAATSNFAEEKKLGRGGFGGVYGGHLTLKHAADRRAVAVKMLSAESSAQGRREFEAEVRIISRLKHRNLVQLLGWCDSRKGLLLVYELVTEGSLDRYLYNNNRCLTWPQRYKIILGLGSALRYLHGEFEQCIVHGDIKPSNIMLDSSLSTKLGDFGLARLVDHGTGLMQTTKAVLGTAGYIDPEFVNTRRPSTDSDVYSFGIVLLEIVSGRLPVTETAGKPFSLLKWVWSLYGRDKILDAVDPRLRSVEDNEWWMERVLVVGLWCALPDRSERPSVGQAMNVLESDEARLPELPPYMYRSARPDPGSFGRHGNFSIDSPDPSFVRSSSGNTGDTILFPDSSPTVSVSCSRFPTV from the coding sequence ATGGGTTCTCGCCGTCGTCCCAGTCCTACCACTGCCCTAGTCTTGGTGCTGCTATGGCTCTACTATACGCCGCGCCGGACCTTCTCACTCTCCTTCAACCTCAACTTCTCCGACCCCAGCGCCTTCTCGTCTATCGTCACCGCCGGCGACGCATCCATCAGTGCACCCACGCTCGAGCTCACAAGAAATGCACGCCAATTTCCCGACATTCGGAACAGCGTCGGACGGGCGACGTTCGCGCACAAAGTGCGGCTATGGAGCAGCGCCACTCGCGAGATGGCTAGCTTCACCACCAACTTCTCCTTCCAAATTACTCCTGCTCCTGCTGCATACAACATTCCATTTCCCTACGGTGATGGGATGGCCTTCTTCCTCGGGCATTTCCCTACGGCGATCCCGCAGAACAGCTCCGGCCGCAACCTCGGCCTCCTCACGGACTTCACTACCGGGACAGGCGACGGCCGGATCGTGGCCGTGGAGTTCGACACATACTCCAACCCGATATATAATGATATCAACGGGAACCATGTCGGCATCGACGTCAACTCCCTCTACTCCATGGCGTCCACGGACACTACAACCTCGCCGGGAAAGAACCTCTCGTCGTCCATTGTTATGGAAGCCACGGTGACGTACCACAATGACACCAAGATGCTGGCCGTTGATCTCCTCATCGGCGACGCTTTGTACCGGGTCAACGCAACCGTTGACCTGAGCAGAATTTTGCCGGAGGAGGTAGCTGTTGGCTTCTCCGCGGCGACTGGCTTATCTGCGGCTGGGCTACAGCAGGTGCTGTCATGGTCATTCAGTTCAACTCTACCTGATTTTCCAACCAGCAACagctacaaaaagttggtaaaaatCCTACTATCTGTACTAGTTCCTGTACTTTTTTTCTTGGTATGTGCGGTTGTGGCATGGCGGCGACACAAGAAAATAAGAGCAAATAAGCATGGCCAAGAACAGTGTGTCGGCAGAGCTGGCCTCGAGAGAGGTGTAGCTGCCGGCGGCCCCGGGCGGTACACGTACCGCGAGCTGGTTGCCGCAACAAGCAACTTCGCGGAGGAGAAGAAGCTGGGACGAGGCGGCTTCGGGGGCGTTTACGGGGGTCACCTCACACTCAAACACGCTGCCGACCGTCGGGCGGTGGCTGTAAAGATGTTGTCAGCAGAGTCATCGGCGCAGGGGCGGAGGGAGTTTGAGGCAGAGGTGAGGATCATCAGCAGGCTGAAACATCGCAACCTTGTGCAGCTGCTGGGCTGGTGCGACAGCCGCAAGGGGCTCCTCCTCGTCTACGAGCTGGTCACGGAGGGCAGTCTAGACAGGTATCTCTACAACAACAACAGATGCTTGACATGGCCACAAAGGTACAAGATCATCCTCGGCTTGGGATCGGCGTTGCGCTACCTCCATGGAGAGTTTGAGCAGTGCATCGTGCACGGCGACATTAAGCCCAGCAACATCATGCTCGACTCGTCGCTCAGCACCAAGCTCGGGGACTTCGGGTTAGCTCGGCTCGTTGACCACGGCACCGGGTTAATGCAGACCACCAAGGCTGTGCTCGGCACCGCCGGCTACATTGACCCGGAGTTCGTCAACACCCGCCGGCCCAGCACCGACTCTGACGTGTATAGTTTCGGCATCGTCCTACTGGAGATCGTCTCTGGCCGGCTGCCGGTCACCGAAACCGCGGGGAAACCCTTCTCACTGCTCAAATGGGTGTGGAGCCTGTACGGCAGGGATAAAATCCTAGACGCGGTGGACCCGCGGCTAAGGAGTGTCGAGGACAACGAGTGGTGGATGGAGCGGGTGCTCGTCGTTGGGCTCTGGTGCGCACTCCCGGACCGGAGCGAGCGGCCGTCCGTCGGGCAGGCCATGAACGTCCTTGAGTCAGACGAGGCAAGGCTACCGGAGCTACCGCCGTACATGTACAGGTCCGCACGGCCGGATCCTGGGTCGTTCGGCCGGCACGGTAATTTCTCCATCGACAGCCCCGACCCCAGTTTTGTTCGCTCTTCTTCGGGCAACACCGGCGACACCATTCTTTTCCCGGACTCATCGCCGACTGTGTCGGTTTCATGTTCCAGGTTTCCAACGGTATAG